A section of the Nitrospirota bacterium genome encodes:
- a CDS encoding arginine decarboxylase, pyruvoyl-dependent translates to MSAKTKGASLKSSLGEAERHKLFVPKKVFFTKGVGTHKEELRSFEIALRDAKIEKCNLVQVSSILPPQCKIVSINEGIKELLAGAITFVVISRCSSNEPHRLIAASVGCAIPTDKNAYGYLSEHHAYGQSDKIAGDYAEDLAAAMLASTLGIEFDEDKSWDQKKEVYRISDRIVKTTNITQSAIVKNNFTTVIAAAVFLF, encoded by the coding sequence ATGAGCGCTAAGACAAAAGGGGCCTCTTTAAAAAGTTCACTTGGTGAGGCAGAAAGACATAAATTATTTGTGCCAAAGAAGGTCTTTTTTACAAAAGGTGTCGGGACCCATAAGGAAGAGCTAAGGTCTTTTGAGATTGCCCTTCGCGATGCAAAGATTGAAAAGTGTAACCTGGTACAGGTTTCAAGCATCCTGCCTCCGCAATGTAAGATTGTCTCAATAAACGAAGGGATAAAAGAACTCCTTGCCGGTGCAATCACTTTTGTTGTTATAAGCCGTTGTTCAAGTAATGAACCGCACCGCCTTATTGCTGCATCTGTAGGTTGCGCAATCCCCACAGACAAGAATGCCTACGGATATCTTAGTGAGCACCATGCATATGGTCAGTCTGACAAGATAGCAGGTGATTATGCAGAAGACCTTGCAGCAGCTATGCTCGCATCAACCCTCGGCATAGAATTTGACGAAGATAAAAGCTGGGACCAGAAGAAAGAGGTCTACAGGATCAGCGACCGGATCGTTAAGACAACCAATATAACACAGTCTGCAATAGTGAAAAATAATTTTACGACAGTTATTGCAGCTGCTGTGTTTTTGTTTTAG
- a CDS encoding response regulator: MKKTILVVDDEEHIRLLYKEEFEEEGYNVVLAVSGEDALSKIGKDTPDLITLDIKMPGMDGITLARKIKEMRSDVPLIFISAYEDYKHDFGTWASDAYFVKSANLSELKTLIATILKS; encoded by the coding sequence ATGAAAAAGACAATTCTGGTTGTGGATGATGAGGAACATATAAGGCTTCTCTACAAGGAAGAATTTGAAGAAGAAGGATATAATGTTGTTTTAGCCGTCAGCGGTGAAGATGCCCTTTCAAAGATTGGGAAAGACACTCCTGACCTCATAACCCTTGACATAAAGATGCCCGGGATGGATGGGATTACTCTTGCAAGAAAGATAAAGGAAATGCGAAGTGACGTCCCGCTAATCTTCATTAGTGCATATGAAGACTATAAGCATGACTTTGGCACCTGGGCATCAGACGCATACTTCGTTAAATCAGCAAATCTGTCTGAATTAAAAACTCTGATCGCGACAATCCTGAAGAGCTAA
- the speB gene encoding agmatinase yields the protein MDRNSNLFIKSNFLGIPPEMSDWDNSRFVVLPVPFDATTSFQSGTRKGPKAVIEASAYIELYDDELCMESADAGVHTLDQLDVTLNPEEVINKIESVITDIVDAGKIPVTIGGEHSITFGVVKALNAKYNNLSVLQLDAHADLRQEYQGTIWSHACVMRRISELGINITQAGIRSLSKKEAEYMASAKNIHTCYAADINERNDWMEDAISHLSENVYITIDVDAFDPAYVPATGTPEPGGMNWYQVTKFLNRVFQSRKIVGFDAVELCPQPGQIASDFLVARLLYKMIGYSITQKH from the coding sequence TTGGATAGAAACTCTAATCTCTTCATTAAATCGAACTTTCTTGGCATCCCCCCGGAGATGTCTGACTGGGACAACTCAAGGTTTGTAGTCCTTCCGGTTCCGTTTGACGCCACAACCTCATTTCAATCTGGTACAAGAAAAGGACCAAAGGCAGTCATAGAGGCATCAGCCTATATAGAGCTTTATGACGACGAACTCTGTATGGAAAGTGCAGATGCCGGTGTTCACACCCTCGATCAGCTGGATGTGACTTTAAATCCGGAAGAGGTAATCAATAAGATAGAGAGCGTCATCACAGATATTGTTGATGCCGGCAAGATCCCTGTAACAATCGGCGGTGAACATTCTATTACGTTTGGTGTTGTTAAGGCATTAAATGCTAAATATAATAATCTCTCGGTATTGCAGTTGGACGCGCATGCAGATCTTCGGCAGGAATATCAGGGGACCATATGGAGTCATGCATGTGTAATGAGGAGGATCTCTGAACTTGGCATCAATATTACACAGGCCGGTATCAGGAGCCTGAGTAAGAAAGAGGCGGAGTACATGGCATCAGCAAAGAATATACATACCTGCTATGCCGCAGACATTAATGAAAGAAACGACTGGATGGAAGATGCGATATCACATTTATCAGAGAATGTTTATATTACAATTGACGTAGATGCATTTGATCCGGCCTATGTCCCGGCAACAGGAACTCCGGAGCCTGGCGGGATGAACTGGTATCAGGTTACAAAGTTCCTGAACCGTGTCTTTCAGAGCAGAAAGATTGTCGGGTTTGACGCCGTGGAACTGTGTCCGCAGCCTGGACAGATAGCATCTGATTTTCTTGTTGCACGGCTTTTATATAAGATGATAGGGTATTCAATAACACAAAAGCATTAA